In Falco peregrinus isolate bFalPer1 chromosome 9, bFalPer1.pri, whole genome shotgun sequence, the genomic stretch ATCTGAGGGCACAGTTTTTCCATACAGTCTGTTTGTCCTTTGATGGGCACAAGGTGCTGCTGAGCTTTAAGCATAGAACTCATTTGTAGGGGCTTTCTTGTAGATCGGTTTCTTCCCAAGGTCGTAACTGCCTTCGTCCTTTTTCTTCATGCGATAGACTAAGAGGAGGATCAGGAAGACAGCAAACAGGAGGCCCACTGCCCCTCCTCCAATGAgagctggggaggaaaaaaagagcaaggagTAAGCCTTGGACAACTCCAAACCATCAGCTACACCTCAACATCTGCCTCAAGAGTAAGCACCAGTCCCCAAAACAGCCTCCAGTGCCAGCATTGTCCATGTGCCTGTCACCATATGTGCTGGCATTCTCAGTGACAGCAGATGTTACTGGAAAAGGCCAGAATTTACTTTCAATCCAACCACAGAATAATCGCATGTTCCACATTAACCAGTTTATGTTAATCTTCCAGTTTAGTGCAAGAAAGAGACTTTGACAAAAAGACTTCCCCTCCCCATGTGGAGACAGAACAAAaacacaccccccaaaaaaatcccaccacaaCCCACAAACAGCATCAGCTCCAGGAAAATGCTATAGCTCCGACTCGAACACTTTGTTAACTACCTGTGTGACCATGCTCTGGGGCCTCTGTATTTCaattaaaccacaacatcctgctaccaccaccaccctccaaaaaaatatcccaacaccaaaacccacaaacccgcaaaaaaacccaccaagatTTTCTCTCTGCTCACACCAAGGGAGGCTACAAGACTTCAGTGAAGTTTATCCTTTGCTGTGACACCTACTCATTGCACTGTATCGGCTTCTTTATTAGGTGGCTTTGCAACCTACTCTTCCAGTCACTCCTCCGACTGGGAGGATGGCTGCAGATTGGTAAAATGTGCCAAGGTTTGTACTCAGACCATCAGGCCAAGTGCTTGATGAAGCACACCTTTAGACAGGTCTGTCTCACATGCCAAGGGGAAGCCAGCTGTTTGGTTTCGCTCTAGACAGAGGTGCTTCAATTCGTAACAGTTGACTAGGTGTTCAGATCCCTCAGAGGGGTTGTTTGGCTCCCGGCAAGGCTCAGAAAAGGAAGGACTTGGGCAGAGGTTAGAAGGAAAATGCCTGCATTTCATACGAAAGTCTATGATATTGATTCATGACTAGATACGCCTCTTGTTGAGGTAGTTAGTATCtgggtgcagagcagctgccacaTGACTTGGGAGGCACTTGAGCCAACAGCCAGCTGGCAGGTGCCAAAACAAGTTGTTTACCCCAGCAAGGCaagcagcaggctctgctgctgcgtAAGGACCGAAGGCAGAAGTGACCCTGCCACAGCTGATCGCAGAGGTAACGCATCTCACTCCCACAGTCAGCAGAGAACTGCTCCCCAGAGAAACAGGGAACAACAGAAACCATCTTGATTTACAGTATTAATGATTTATCAGGACAAGGCGGATTATTACCTGTTAGGACTTCTGTTCTTTCAAAGATGCTGCTGTTGGCTGTGCTTGCCATGGAGATCTTGTTGGACAGGTTCTCTTCGACAGGTACAGCTTTGTCTGGAATGATTTCATTGTCCACcattgtgtttttcttctcaccttCTATCTTTCTCCCAGTATCTCCAGGGATATAGTTGTCAGATATCTACAGGATATAGACACACCACACCCGTCAGTaagcagcacccagcccacctACAACTGAGAATAGGAGGGTGTGCAGGGAAAGGAACGTTTGCTTAGTGCATTATGAGTGCAGTGTTCCTGCTCATGCAGGTAGATTCATCTTGATGCCACGTCTTGTGGGGGAAGGGCATTCAGAAAGCTTCGCAGACAGACTAGAGTAGCTACGTGTTGCTTAAAACATGCAGAGACAATACTTACCACAGGAGTATCTATGGTGGTCAGATATACGGCATCTTCGGAGTCTGAGTAGTCTGCAGGGGGTGggaggtaaaaataaataaatagaagagGACACTGAAGCCTTCCTCTCATCTCACAccattttttccagaatttagACACTTCACACAATACCAGTGACTGTGGATGAACTAGGACTCTTGTTCTCTGTTACTACAATTCCCTTTATCTACTAGTACTTTTCACCATTTAAAGGCTTTAATTGCACAAGACCAGGACATGTAATCTTAAGACCAACACTCACTTCTCACAAGGGAGGGGTCTTCAGCCAGATCCATTGGCTCCTGCTGCAGATTATCAGGAGCAAGGCAGCTCTGCTATAGCTTGCTAAACTCATGCCAATGGAGGGCAACGATGTCACCACCCATCCCTAAAGGATAGTTCACCATCCCTCTAGTTACTGGATCTGCCCAAACATGTCAGGCACCAATTTCAGCACTTGTTCTTTGCCTTTTAGAGAACAAATGTTCACAAAGGGGACACAGAGCTACAGAAACTGGTTTGGGCAGGGAGCTTTGCACATCACAGAGAGTTCACTTGAACATCAGTTAGTTCTTTACGTTGTTTGGCCTCAGCTGAGATACCAACTGTAAGCCTTTTAACACTGCTTCACcaacagattattattttttaagtttctcaGAAGTTCTTTGGAGTTCAACAAGAAAGAGATCCAGCCAGTGCAATGCCTTTTCACTTGCAGTAAGACAAGCTTGGCTGAACTCCATCTGCCCTCCCCAAGTGATTCAACGTCATGGTACAACCACTTTCCCTGCTCTCATCCATGAGTGACTACGATTCACATGGCTTTCTGATCTCCACCTGACACAGTAGTTCCCTCTGGAGCGCCAGCTGTGCACTTAGCCCATCACTCATGGGCTGGTGCTGGAAGAAATTTCACAGCATCAGCTGAGGGAGATCTatttccccccttccccgctTACCTCCAGACCCAGATGCCTCATCTATATCTAACTCATCCGAAGTTAAGTGAGGCCTGAACTCGCCAATGTCTTCATCATCTGGCAAGTCTCCAGAGGCAGCATAGCCAAGCCATCGGGCATCCATGGTCTCTGTTTCTCTCACCTGTAAATAGGGGTAAAGAAGCGTTAAGTATCAGGCAACTCCTCAGAAGCACTTTGCAAAAGGTCAGGAGTTCAAAGCCTGTGCTGAACACATCACTTCCATCAGAAGAACATTAAATGCTGAACTTCCTCTCCACCAAAAGCGTTACCTTCATCAGcctggaaacagctgaattcCCCTAGAATTTCTCAGAACAGAAGTGCGAGCCAGCCTGGGAGGGGAATTTCCTGAGGGCTATAGATTCAGGAGGTTCACTGGAATGTACAGGGTGCAAATAACACAACAGGATCTTGGTCAGGAGTTTGTGGCAAAAGCATGTGGAAAAACAATACCTTCAGTTTGTGATGAGGAGGGGATTTGGAAGGACTTTCCATTCCCCGAGAGAACGCCTGGCACCTATAGGTCAGGTTTTTGCATAGCACCAAAGCCCCACACCAAGGCAATTCATTGCTTCTTATATTAAGAGCAAACATATTTTATCACTCAAGGGTTAAAAACTGGTCTGTCAGTTCAGCTGAACTGCAGTGCAACAGGGTGTGAGTTCAAGAGCACTTGTATCAATAATGACTTGCCCAAAGTCATTAACGCCCTGCCTCACCTCTTaaaatggaaggaaacaaacaagTCTGTAAAATGAAATCCTCGATCCTACGGCCAGATGACTGCAGCTACAGACACACACTAGCAAAGCAGCAAGAGAGCCTCCCTGAGAACCAGCTGTTTGGCCACAATGGCAATTTACGCACCAGTGCTCATTTGCACTTGGACCTTCAAGGAGCCACAAGCCCAAACCTCCTGCCCTCACCAAGGTTAGGCAATTACCCAGAACTATTTCTCCTCgccccacagccctggggcCAGCCCCTGCGAGGGTACCACAGCTATGAGCTCTCGGGTTGCTCAACACCAGCCCACAGATTCCGGCAGCTCCAGATGCTTCCACAGCCATGAAGTCACCCCCGCGGACCCCTTCCTGTACCGCAAGAAGCACGATGCAGATGGACGGGTCCCATAGCTAGGGGCCAAGctgttgacatttttttcatgctgtccCCACACAAGACTGAGAAGTCTGTCTGAAGGTTTATCTACCCAGgagagcatttttaaaacatccctTTACTCTACAGTCCTGCACATTTGAGGGCTCTTCTTAATGAGCAGGTTTACCACAAGCTACAGCCTCACGGGGGGTGAAGATCAGAAATCCGTGGGACCTGTAGAAATGGGTGGTACCACCCGAGCCCCAGTGCTTGCTGCTTCATTGGGGCAGCAGCAAGACCCTGAGCGGCTGGGAtcagccttcctcctctcccGGCCAGGAGCGGCCCATGCTACAGCCCCCCAGTGACACGGACCGAGGATCTAACACCGGCCATCAATCTCACAAGCAAAGGCCACAATCAGGTGGCCGCAAGCCAGGTGTCAACTtcctctgcccacagccccagccctgcttccaGCCCAGATTTCCTTGCCCATTAGCATACTGGTTTTGCCACAAACAAGGCCTCGTGGTCAGGACAAGATGGTTCTCATGTTGCATAAGGAGCAGTGGCTACTAGATGTGCTCTTCATTAGCTTATTGAGGCATCTTTGGTTTCCCCATCAATGCCGCTGGAGGATAACCAAATGAACAGCCTAGAGGGCACGGAAGTGCCGAGGCCAGCTCTCCTCATAGACCCCTGTCTCCACTATGCCCAACCCTGGAACTATGTGACAggaagggggctggggaggaaggcCAGCTGTGGAGGAACTCCCTCCCGGCCTGGAACCAGGCATTCCTAATGTTATGGATCACTCGCTCCAAGGCAAATTCATTTCAAGATATGCGAGACCCAGCCAAAGCCAGACCTGCAATGGAAACTGCTGCCAGCGTGCAGTAGCTGTTCCCAGGACAGCTTCTGACCATTTCACCATGGGGCAGGAAGAACCCAATTCCCGTCTGCCCCAGCGAGGGCATCAGAGCTGGGAGCACGTTTGCTGCAGGTCCGCGTAAGCCAGCTGCTGCGCCAGGGCAGATCAACATTGGCAAGTGCCGCACCAAGCCGCACCCCTGTGCCAGCTCACACCGTACTTCATCCTGAATCACGGCCAGCTAATGTCCGAACAAGGGCAGCTCAAGAAAACCCACAATGAAGCCACCGAGCAGCTCGACAGCAGGCTGGCCTTATCAGATCAGCCCAGCCATGAGCAAAGCTGTGGCAAACAGCCACGGTGATTAGTACATGCTGCGGAACGCACCAGGTTTGGCTATCAGAAAACCCTATTTAAATCAGTGTTTACAAGCCAGAGGAACATAAGGAAATTACTGACTCACAAGCGTAAATAAGATTATATGGGAGCGTTCCCTGAACTCACTCTTCATCATCCTCTTGAGCAAGGACAGGGAAGTTCCTGGAAGCCACAAGAGCTTCTCAGACCATATGGGAAACTTTTCTTGTGGGCAGCGAGCCTCAGTTTACAGATTTGTCTGCCAGGGAAGTTAAAGGGCTGCTGGGCACCTCCAGACTTACACTCCAGGTTTCCGGACATTCTCTCCTAGGGAGCAGgctcctgctgggagctggggcatGGGCAGCCTGGGAAGAGTTAACACTGCAGTGCTCAAAGGGCATGTCTGGAGCAGGCACATTCCTTGCATACACACCTGCGAGAGGGCACAAGGCACTTTCACAACTTAAAAGCAAGGGCTTTGGGCTTCCCAAGTGCCACAAAGAGCACTGGGGAGTATTGCTTAAAAAATGCAGCCCTTTCCTAGAGGATTCAGCCCTCCCTACAGCTCCACTACCAGGCGAAGAGGCACCACGAAAGTCACCCATGCTTCTCTCTcagctggcaggctgcagccaagaggaaaaacaggagaCTGCCATAGCAGGATGGTCAGCCCTTGCCAAGCCATCTCTGGCCACATTCAGTTTAACACCTTCTGCAACTGCCAGCTGGAGAAGGGCTCTGGTGCTGCTTGGAGTCTGCTTTCCACCACCTGTTATCCCAGCACTGGAGCCAGGCCAGGGACTTGCTGGGAGAGTCGGACTGGGCGGCTGCACAGCCCCACCTCGCCCCGGCAGCTGAAGTACAGCCCTACTATTAATACACTCCTCTCTAGGAGGGGTCTGTACAGAAATCAACCTTTTCTGCAAGAGTCTAGTTCCAggatttcttcctcatattaaGCAGCTTTATCCCCAGTAAGCACCGAGGGAGATTAACCAACGTGCTGGAGAGCAGAAGCTTTTCCTGCCTGccagtggcaaaaaaaaataaaaagagtttATTCCCTGTCAGGCAACCAGCCCATCAGGCATGTGAGCTATGAGCGTCATTCCTGGAAAAGCTGGGCACAGAGGTCTCATGTTGGAGCCCCAGACAGGCTGCACTACTGGATGAAGCCAGACGCTGTTTGCTCAGTTCAGGCACAGGAGTCACACCCCTGGCACGCCAGGCAGGGGCTCGCAGCCCTGATAtgccccagcccaccccactgCACTTCGTGCTCCTGGGGCCTTCATTTACAGCCCCAGCATAGCAGTAGCTTCTTCGCAAAGCAAGAGCATCAATTTACCGAGGCAGCAAGCAAAGTTTCTGTCCCATGTGTGAATTTCCCCAGCCGCTGGCTAGTTCTGGGAAATAACAGACCCAGGCAGCTCGCTTGCCCCAGCCCACATGTCCTCACCGCAGCCTCTGCAAAAACCcgttcaaaaaaacccaaatgatgTTTTGGGGCAGAGACAAAGTCTGGAAGACATGGAACTGCCTTTTACGGCTGGCCCTTTTCTCTGATCAAACACACCAGTGTTCACTAAAAGCTTCTTTGAAGGGTCACAGCCAGCACGCTGCGAAGGGAGTCAGACCCGCAGAGACTCGGGCATCCAAATCCAAAGTGCAAGGAGCTCTTAAGCAAGTTTGTAACTTTGGTATGGAGACCCACCACTTGCTCCTGCGCCTCCATCCCAGAACTGTGTACACAAGTCCAGGAGTAAACAGGAGCAAGGTGAAAGTCAATCTTTCCTCGACAAAAGCACATGGAGTGGGGCCAAGCTGGGAGGTGGCAGAAGAGGGGGCAGACCTGTTAACTCTTTGTAGTCTGCAGGGACAGATACATGTAAGCTGTTCCTGGGGCTTTTCTCAGGTGCCCTGTACTAGGGAACAGTTGTTCAGATCACCTCACTTCAGTGAACAGTACTACACAAAATATCgttcccagagctgtgctgtcaCAGACAGTGTCACCTCACACCACCACAATGCACATCTACATCAGCTGAACAAGAAAGGGCTCCTGGACAACgcaagcagctgcctgcatggCCCAGCCTCAGAGCCTGGTTATTAAGAGATCGTTCTCACAAAGCCACCACCCTAGCCCTTGTGTTGTCCTGCATCACGAACCAAAGAGCACCGCATCCCACGGAGACTTTCCAGTGTGAGGACACAAATCTCTAAACCACCAAGCCCAACAGAGGGGATTTCCATACAGTTCACTTCCACCAAAGTCTTGCAAACAAACAAGGAAGGTTTTAAGGCTCACACAAAGTGTGCAAAGAAGCAGGGGTTAGGAGTGAGCTCACCCCCTCAAAGCACACCAGCCCCCCgaaaacaggaaagcagaggagccATGCAGTGCTGGGAACAGGGCAGCTCAGAGCAGTGCGTGCCAGCCAAACACGCCAACCTCCAAGGCAGGCAGCGAGGTAACAGGCAAAGACAGCTCTATCCTCCCATTAAATAAGCATTAAAAGAAAGTTATTAGAAGCAACCTGAGCTTCCGGCAACGGCAGCTCCTGCCATATGAGTAAGGGAAGGGTCTATATTTCCTCCCAAAATACCCTTTACTCCCTCCGTGCCCCAGCTctgtgtacagaaaaaaaaaaaaatatatatataaaatacaatagTTACTTTTGTTCTGAGAGCAAAGCAAATATCAGTATTCCGATCTAGGTTGCACCTAACTCCTTCAACACAgtcacagcaaaaaaacccctaacaaaCtccaatcaaaaaaacccagcacttgTGCCAACTCCTTCTGCccgtgctggggggggggggtgtgtgtgtgtagcatTTTACCTCATTCCTGGTTAGTCTGTCCCACAGGATTTGCAGCGCACAAAGCCTGCACCTGGCCTCTGGGCCAAGGGACAGAAGTTAAACAGCTCCCATCCAGGCACATATTTGCATGACAGGCTCACCCCGAGGCTTCCAGACATGGTTAAATACTACCGTGCCTCTGCTCAACACTTTTCGAGCAGTCCTAGAGCAGGACCACAGGCACAGTGGCTTTGGGCAAGGCCAGCCTTACCCATCTCCTCTCCAGCAGTACAGGTGCACTCCCATCACAGTGAGCTGTAAAGGAAAATCCCTAACACTTCTGAGGACCAAGGGGGAAATCGGAGACAGAGGTACAGACCAGGGCttgcaggcagctcctggctggcagcagggaatAGCACTGCATCTCCAGTATCCCAGAGCAGTTCTGGCATGCAGTTCCTTTGTACCTcttaaaaaaagggggaaatccAAacgtttttattttttgaattgtGCTCAGTAATACAGGCAAGGAGCAAGGTATTGCTCAATAAGACAGAGCAAGAGCAACATGCAGGTTGACGAACCGTGCGGCTGGTAGAAGCGTCACTCATTCAAGGTGACTTAAGAGAAGCATCCCCAGTCCCTGTCCAACCAGGTATTtgtctccctgc encodes the following:
- the SDC4 gene encoding syndecan-4 isoform X1, with product MPLPRVPPLLRAALLLGLLLPAAAESVRETETMDARWLGYAASGDLPDDEDIGEFRPHLTSDELDIDEASGSGDYSDSEDAVYLTTIDTPVISDNYIPGDTGRKIEGEKKNTMVDNEIIPDKAVPVEENLSNKISMASTANSSIFERTEVLTALIGGGAVGLLFAVFLILLLVYRMKKKDEGSYDLGKKPIYKKAPTNEFYA
- the SDC4 gene encoding syndecan-4 isoform X2; amino-acid sequence: MGGAAALRRAAARQVRETETMDARWLGYAASGDLPDDEDIGEFRPHLTSDELDIDEASGSGDYSDSEDAVYLTTIDTPVISDNYIPGDTGRKIEGEKKNTMVDNEIIPDKAVPVEENLSNKISMASTANSSIFERTEVLTALIGGGAVGLLFAVFLILLLVYRMKKKDEGSYDLGKKPIYKKAPTNEFYA